In Herpetosiphon gulosus, the DNA window TAGCAAAGAACCGCCAAGATAGAACAAAGAGCATAGAGCATAGAGCATAGTTGTAATGGATTATGAGGTTAACAACCAGTGCTCGTGCCCTCACCCCCAGCCCCTCGCCTCGCGTGCGGGCGAGGGGGTGAGGGCATGCCATGCGTTGCCAACCCAATGAACCATTACACATAGAACATAGCGATCAGCGTTTAATGTAGAGGCGCGGGGCGAGCGAAAGGATGAGGGATGAAGGATGAAAATTCGGCTCTAGGCTATCGGAGATTAGTTAGAAACTTGAGATCCAAAGCCTGTTGGCTATCGGAATAATTGTTCAATACCACAAAACGTTCCGATAGCCTAGAGCCAATTCTTCGTTCGTGTCCTTCGTGCTCTTCGCGGTTTCAAATTAACTAAGCCCTGAACCTTAAATCGATTTTTGTTCTATGTTCTAATTTCGGCGCTTGACAATTAGTGTATTATAGACACTAAGTCAACTTTTCGAGTTACAAAGGATAGCAATATATGACAACCCGCTTTCAACATGGCATTCTCTTCACCGATCAATATCAATTAACCATGTCGCAGGTGTATTATCGATTGGGGCTGCATGAACGCCCAGCCTTGTTCGACCACTACTTTCGTTCGTATCCCAATTATGGAGCGCATGCGGCGGGTTATGCGGTGGCCGCAGGCATGCAACCCTTGCTCGAATGGATGGATACGGCGCGGTTTGGCGAGGGCGAGATCGCCGCGCTCTCGGCCATGAAAGGTCGCACTGGTCAAGCTTTGTTTAGCAGCGATTTTTTGGGCTGGCTGCGCAAATATGGCGATCTCCGTAATGTGACGATTCGGGGGATTCCCGAGGGGCGTGTGGTGCACCACACGGTGCCAATGACGATTGTCGAAGGCCCGCTGGTGCTAGCGCAAATTCTCGAAACGCCCTTGCTAAATATGCTCAACTTCAGCACGCTCATCGCTACCAAAGCGGCGCGGGTACGCGAGAGTGCTGGCGATGGCCTCTTTTTGGAATTTGGCATGCGCCGCGCCCAAGGCTGGGGAGCCAATTTGGCCACTCGTGCAGCCCTCATCGGCGGCGCTGATAGCTCATCGAACGTCGGCGCAGCGCTTGATATGGGTGTGCAGCCAAGTGGCACGCATGCCCATAGTTTGGTCCAAACCGCCATGGCTTTGGGCATGGGCGAATTAGGCGCATTCGAGGCCTACGCTGAAGCTTATCCCGACGACACCCTCCTGCTGGTCGATACAATCAACACCTTGGAAAGCGGCGTACCCAATGCAATCAAGGTATTTGAAAAGCTGCGTCGCCAAGGCCACAAACCCGTTGGCATTCGGCTTGATTCTGGTGACTTGGCCTATTTGAGCATTCAGGCCGCCAAAATGCTCAACACCGCCGGATTCCCCGATGTTTCAATTGTGCTTTCCAACAATCTCGATGAGTTGGTAATTTGGCAGATTTTGACCCAAATTCGGGCCGAAGCGCCGCGCTATGGACTCGAAGCCGATGCGGTGATCAAGCGCTTGGTGTTTGGGGTCGGCACGCATTTGGTCACATCGTGGGGCGAGCCAGCCTTGGGCGGGGTGTATAAATTGGTTTCATTGTTTGATCGCGATACGTGGAAGCCCGCGATCAAGCTTTCAGAGAACCCCCAGAAAACTCCAACGCCTGGGCGCAAGGCAGCATGGCGGGTTTATGATAGCCGTGGGCGAGCCAGCGCCGATGTTCTGACCTTGGATGATGAACATCCACAGCAAAGCGAAGCCTTGAGTTTGTATCACCCAACTGATTCGAGCAAGCAACGCACGCTTAGCCCTGCCGACCACACAATTGAGGCTTTGTATGCAACAGTGCTTGATTCAGGTCGTCGGGTAGTCGATGTGCCCGATTTGGCCGAGTTGCGCGAACGGCGGGTGCGCGATTTGGCGCGGCTTGATCC includes these proteins:
- a CDS encoding nicotinate phosphoribosyltransferase, encoding MTTRFQHGILFTDQYQLTMSQVYYRLGLHERPALFDHYFRSYPNYGAHAAGYAVAAGMQPLLEWMDTARFGEGEIAALSAMKGRTGQALFSSDFLGWLRKYGDLRNVTIRGIPEGRVVHHTVPMTIVEGPLVLAQILETPLLNMLNFSTLIATKAARVRESAGDGLFLEFGMRRAQGWGANLATRAALIGGADSSSNVGAALDMGVQPSGTHAHSLVQTAMALGMGELGAFEAYAEAYPDDTLLLVDTINTLESGVPNAIKVFEKLRRQGHKPVGIRLDSGDLAYLSIQAAKMLNTAGFPDVSIVLSNNLDELVIWQILTQIRAEAPRYGLEADAVIKRLVFGVGTHLVTSWGEPALGGVYKLVSLFDRDTWKPAIKLSENPQKTPTPGRKAAWRVYDSRGRASADVLTLDDEHPQQSEALSLYHPTDSSKQRTLSPADHTIEALYATVLDSGRRVVDVPDLAELRERRVRDLARLDPGVLRLVNPHIYHVSLSQRLWELKQNLIKEMRKG